The sequence GCCGAGGCCGACAGGGCTGCACAGGCCGGCCCCGGCAATAAAGGGCGCACGTTGCTGTTCGTGGATGAGATCCACCGCTTCAACCGCGCGCAGCAAGACGGTTTCCTGCCCTTCGTGGAGCGCGGCACGGTGACGTTGGTCGGCGCGACGACCGAAAACCCGTCCTTCGAACTCAACGCCGCGCTGCTCAGCCGCGCGCAGGTATTGATCCTCCACCGGCTGGATACGGAGGCGTTGGGGCAATTGCTGGACCGGGCGGAGGAGCTCGAAGGTCCGCTGCCGCTCACCGCAGAAGCACGCGCGGCGCTGGTCGCCTCTGCCGATGGCGATGGGCGTTTCCTGCTGAACCAGGCCGAGACGCTGTATAATGCGGGGATCGAAGACACGCTCGATCCGGCGGCGCTGGGCCAGTTCCTGCAGCGCCGGGTGGCGGTGTATGACAAGGACCGCGACGGACATTACAATCTGATTTCCGCGCTCCACAAATCGGTGCGCGGCTCCGATCCGCAGGCGGCGCTTTACTATCTGGCGCGTATGCTGGTCGCGGGGGAGGAACCGCTTTACCTGCTGCGCCGGATGGTTCGCATGGCGGTGGAGGATATCGGGCTGGCCGATCCGCAGGCGCTCCACCAGTGCCTGGCCGCCAAGGATGCGTATGAATTCCTTGGCTCGCCCGAGGGGGAACTCGCCATTGCGCAGGCGCTGCTTTACCTCGCCACCGCACCCAAATCGAATGCCGTCTATGCCGCGCAAAAGGCCGCCTGGCGCAGCGCGAAGGACACCGGCAGCCTGATGCCGCCCGAAAATATCCTCAACGCCCCGACGAAACTGATGAAGGATATCGGTTACGGAAAGGGATACGCCTATGATCCCGATGCAAAAGACGGCTTTTCCGGCGCGGATTACTGGCCGGAGGAGATGGAGGCGC comes from Alteripontixanthobacter sp. and encodes:
- a CDS encoding replication-associated recombination protein A, which produces MADLFADQHPPGTMREPLREDAPLADRLRPETLDAVIGQDHLTGPEGAIGRMVAAGRLSSMVLWGPPGTGKTTIARLLADAVGMRYVAISAVFSGVADLKKAFAEADRAAQAGPGNKGRTLLFVDEIHRFNRAQQDGFLPFVERGTVTLVGATTENPSFELNAALLSRAQVLILHRLDTEALGQLLDRAEELEGPLPLTAEARAALVASADGDGRFLLNQAETLYNAGIEDTLDPAALGQFLQRRVAVYDKDRDGHYNLISALHKSVRGSDPQAALYYLARMLVAGEEPLYLLRRMVRMAVEDIGLADPQALHQCLAAKDAYEFLGSPEGELAIAQALLYLATAPKSNAVYAAQKAAWRSAKDTGSLMPPENILNAPTKLMKDIGYGKGYAYDPDAKDGFSGADYWPEEMEAQRFYAPVERGFERQIRERIDYWDRLRRERG